One part of the Solea solea chromosome 16, fSolSol10.1, whole genome shotgun sequence genome encodes these proteins:
- the mfsd6l gene encoding major facilitator superfamily domain-containing protein 6-like, with translation MKRNKQIDIKRALTLAGIFNFLCSCARGCVLPFLTLYFRQLGLTPAMTGIIMGTKHLISLVWSPTVSILSKHYNKRRVVINGSLLCSAAVALILLLVPSSGVHTQSSVCDLSNVSSSPAQTLSDNLHKSTIGPEASLTKTLTKGLVSQPGETVPAQTTTKAKSSPVAMSKTPNIQHGDESHTQPSQETVSVVVNNSVQEPNITTSVVHHSPSSTVAAVRKKRSKKRQEEKTPAQERHFEFLGYLKVMDPQHQLFFLILIIVSVWEALLAPLEWTADDGLYEYLDFADASDRYRSTGLWGLLGAACGAGGAGLLVSQLSCLIAGQTPRSTVHFYCYSGFAALALPAANYLPLHLNKKRDRASGLLKALQLVRGSPRALLCTVTTLLVGAAVAAVDNFLLWQMQDHGSTELHMGLSVALALLSQAAFPLLSGRVSKLLSPGKVLAAAAAVLSLQCLYFSFLWGAWAAPLAQMWTCFSSGALWWAVNAQCEDVATLEAERSVRRVYSGLALHLGGSLGSFAGGYVVQTLGLAWLFRGVAVGLAAWCVCLLLLQWKAPHQRRINYSRLLAANGSEASDSESDWLDKAFDDDKSNKKYGRRINH, from the coding sequence ATGAAGAGGAACAAACAGATCGACATCAAGCGTGCGCTCACGCTCGCCGGCATCTTTAATTTCCTGTGCTCCTGCGCCAGAGGATGTGTGCTCCCCTTCCTCACCCTGTACTTCAGACAGCTGGGCCTGACACCAGCGATGACAGGCATCATCATGGGCACCAAACACCTGATAAGTCTGGTCTGGAGCCCCACGGTGAGCATACTGTCCAAGCACTACAACAAGAGGCGAGTGGTAATCAATGGCTCTCTTTTGTGTTCAGCTGCGGTCGCTCTGATTCTGCTGCTCGTACCGTCCTCGGGTGTTCACACGCAGAGCAGCGTGTGCGACCTGTCTAATGTGAGCAGCAGTCCAGCACAGACTCTCAGTGATAACCTGCACAAGAGCACCATTGGACCTGAAGCGTCACTGACTAAAACTCTCACAAAGGGTCTTGTTTCCCAGCCTGGAGAAACAGTTCCTGCACAGACGACAACCAAGGCCAAGTCTTCTCCTGTAGCGATGAGCAAAACTCCAAATATTCAGCACGGTGATGAATCCCACACTCAGCCGTCACAAGAGACTGTTTCTGTCGTGGTCAATAACAGCGTTCAAGAGCCAAATATCACCACCTCTGTTGTGCATCACTCTCCCAGCTCCACTGTAGCTGCAGTACGGAAGAAGAGGTCTAAAAAACGGCAGGAAGAAAAGACACCAGCGCAGGAGAGACATTTTGAGTTTTTAGGCTACCTGAAGGTCATGGACCCTCAGCACCAGCTCTTCTTCTTGATACTCATCATCGTCTCGGTGTGGGAGGCTCTGTTGGCCCCTCTGGAGTGGACGGCAGATGACGGATTGTATGAATATCTTGATTTCGCGGACGCGTCGGACCGCTACCGCAGCACCGGGCTGTGGGGTTTACTGGGAGCGGCGTGTGGGGCCGGAGGAGCAGGGTTGCTGGTCAGCCAGTTGAGCTGTCTCATAGCTGGGCAAACTCCCCGAAGCACAGTGCATTTCTACTGCTATTCTGGTTTTGCCGCTCTGGCCCTGCCTGCAGCAAACTACCTCCCCCTCCACCTaaacaaaaagagagacaggGCCAGCGGGCTCCTGAAAGCCCTGCAGCTGGTGCGTGGCTCCCCGCGGGCTCTGCTCTGCACAGTCACCACCCTGTTGGTCGGGGCAGCAGTTGCTGCTGTGGATAACTTCCTCCTGTGGCAGATGCAGGATCATGGCAGCACTGAGCTGCACATGGGTTTGTCTGTAGCTCTGGCTCTGCTCTCACAGGCCGCCTTCCCTCTGCTGTCAGGCCGAGTGTCCAAGCTCCTCAGCCCAGGAAAGGTGCTGGCGGCGGCGGCTGCAGTTCTCAGCTTGCAGTGCCTCTATTTCTCCTTCCTCTGGGGAGCCTGGGCTGCACCGCTTGCCCAGATGTGGACTTGTTTCAGCAGTGGCGCCCTCTGGTGGGCTGTGAATGCCCAGTGTGAGGACGTGGCCACACTAGAGGCCGAGCGGAGCGTGAGGAGGGTCTACAGCGGTCTGGCTCTGCACCTGGGGGGCAGCCTCGGGAGCTTTGCTGGAGGGTATGTGGTGCAGACGCTTGGACTGGCGTGGCTCTTCAGAGGAGTGGCCGTGGGTCTGGCggcgtggtgtgtgtgtctgcttctgCTCCAGTGGAAGGCCCCTCACCAGCGCAGGATTAACTACTCTCGACTTTTGGCCGCTAACGGCAGTGAAGCCAGTGACTCTGAGTCAGACTGGCTTGATAAAGCATTTGACGACGACAAGAGCAATAAAAAATATGGGAGGAGGATAAACCACTGa